A genomic segment from Alistipes senegalensis JC50 encodes:
- a CDS encoding DEAD/DEAH box helicase — MRFDELDLEDEILDGLEDMNFHEMTPVQEHTIPVILDGRDIIGCAQTGTGKTAAYTLPLLNKLLLEGNPDNVVKSLIIVPTRELAQQIDQQFQGFSYYAPISTTVVYGGGDGKGWDIQKKGMLSGSDVVIATPGRMIAHLQNSGVDLSHVEYLILDEADRMLDMGFSEDIMKIVSYMPRERQTIMFSATLPPKIRELAKTILRNPAEVNIAISKPNEAIDQSAYICYENQKLGIIRELFAEPTDSKTIIFSSSKLKVKELAHTLKRMKLDVAAMHSDLEQAQREEVMLNFKNNKVKILVATDIVARGIDIEDIGLVLNYDVPHDPEDYIHRIGRTARAAATGSAVTFVSEEEQGKFHQIEKFIERDIRKAELPESVGEGPKYAPDENRGRFGRGGRSGGRSGGRGRGGRGDRSGRNDRNRRSERPAAGDAASAAAQPASPDSDHASGRGEGNRGTRDRRRHRGGRNRRRKTPVSGGESSQQ; from the coding sequence ATGCGTTTCGATGAACTCGATCTGGAAGATGAAATTCTCGACGGTCTCGAAGATATGAACTTCCACGAGATGACTCCCGTGCAGGAGCATACGATTCCGGTGATTCTGGATGGCCGCGACATTATCGGCTGCGCCCAGACCGGAACGGGAAAGACCGCGGCCTATACGCTGCCGCTGCTGAACAAACTGCTGTTGGAAGGGAATCCCGACAATGTGGTGAAATCGCTGATCATCGTGCCCACGCGCGAGCTGGCGCAGCAGATCGACCAGCAGTTCCAGGGTTTTTCCTACTATGCCCCGATCTCGACGACGGTCGTCTACGGCGGCGGCGACGGCAAGGGCTGGGACATCCAGAAGAAAGGCATGCTGAGCGGTTCCGACGTGGTGATCGCCACTCCGGGCCGCATGATCGCCCATTTGCAGAACAGCGGCGTGGACCTTTCGCACGTCGAATACCTCATTCTCGACGAGGCCGACCGCATGCTGGACATGGGTTTCTCGGAGGACATCATGAAGATCGTTTCGTACATGCCCAGGGAGCGGCAGACGATCATGTTCTCGGCCACGCTGCCCCCGAAGATCCGCGAGCTGGCCAAGACCATCCTGCGCAATCCCGCGGAGGTCAACATCGCCATTTCGAAGCCCAACGAGGCCATCGACCAGTCGGCCTACATTTGCTACGAGAATCAGAAGCTGGGCATCATCCGCGAACTGTTCGCCGAGCCGACCGATTCGAAAACGATCATCTTCTCGTCGTCGAAGCTCAAGGTCAAGGAGCTGGCCCATACGCTCAAACGGATGAAACTCGACGTGGCGGCCATGCACTCCGACCTGGAGCAGGCCCAGCGTGAGGAGGTGATGCTCAATTTCAAGAACAACAAGGTCAAGATACTCGTCGCCACGGACATCGTCGCCCGGGGCATCGACATCGAGGACATCGGTCTGGTGCTCAACTACGACGTGCCGCACGATCCCGAGGATTACATCCACCGCATCGGCCGTACGGCCCGCGCGGCGGCCACGGGCAGCGCCGTGACGTTCGTCAGCGAGGAGGAGCAGGGCAAGTTCCATCAGATCGAGAAGTTCATCGAGCGCGACATCCGCAAGGCTGAGCTTCCTGAAAGCGTGGGTGAGGGACCGAAATACGCTCCCGACGAGAACCGCGGCCGTTTCGGACGCGGAGGACGTAGCGGGGGACGTTCCGGCGGGCGTGGGCGCGGCGGACGCGGTGACCGTTCGGGGCGCAATGACCGGAACCGCCGCAGCGAACGCCCGGCAGCCGGGGACGCGGCTTCTGCCGCCGCACAGCCTGCCTCCCCGGACAGCGATCACGCTTCGGGGCGCGGCGAGGGCAACCGCGGCACGCGCGACCGCCGTCGTCACCGCGGCGGACGCAACCGCCGGCGTAAGACGCCGGTTTCAGGGGGCGAGAGTTCGCAGCAGTAA
- the miaB gene encoding tRNA (N6-isopentenyl adenosine(37)-C2)-methylthiotransferase MiaB, translating into MGFNINTLRPLEGAGRRLFIETYGCQMNVSDTETVVAIMQREGYVYTDRIGEADVILINTCSIRDNAEQRIWGRLAEMKRYRRERPGLVVGIIGCMAERLREKLVEGPHGVDVVAGPDAYRDLPRLVREAEAGGKGVNVLLSTEETYAEIAPVRLDRNGVSAFVAIMRGCNNFCSYCVVPYTRGRERSRDAETIVAEVRSLFENGYREVTLLGQNVNSYRAGETGFPELIRRVAEVSPLLRVRFATSHPKDMSDRLLEVMAEMPNICRSIHLPAQSGATSMLERMNRKYTREWYLDRIAAIRRHLPDCAITTDLIAGFSGETEEEHRQTLSLMREVGYEFAYMFKYSERPGTFAEKHLPDDVPDEVKSRRLQEIIALQNELGHASNLRDVGREFEVLVEGESKRDRNQLSGRTSQNKVVVFDRGDHGVGDYVHVRITGCTPATLFGDVVTEKRSEELND; encoded by the coding sequence TTGGGGTTTAATATCAATACATTGAGGCCGCTCGAAGGAGCGGGACGCAGGTTGTTCATCGAGACCTACGGCTGTCAGATGAACGTCAGCGACACCGAGACGGTCGTCGCCATCATGCAGCGCGAGGGCTACGTCTATACGGACCGGATCGGCGAGGCCGATGTCATACTCATCAACACCTGTTCGATCCGCGACAACGCCGAGCAGCGCATTTGGGGCCGGCTGGCCGAGATGAAGCGCTACCGGCGCGAACGTCCGGGGCTGGTGGTGGGCATCATCGGCTGCATGGCCGAGCGTCTGCGCGAAAAGCTGGTCGAAGGGCCCCACGGCGTCGATGTCGTGGCCGGGCCCGACGCCTACCGCGATCTGCCGCGCCTGGTCCGCGAGGCCGAGGCCGGCGGCAAGGGCGTCAACGTGCTGCTCTCGACCGAGGAGACCTATGCCGAGATCGCTCCCGTGCGTCTCGACCGCAACGGCGTGAGCGCCTTCGTGGCGATCATGCGCGGATGCAACAACTTCTGTTCCTACTGCGTGGTGCCCTATACCCGGGGCCGCGAGCGGAGCCGCGATGCGGAGACCATCGTCGCCGAGGTGCGGAGCCTTTTCGAGAACGGCTACCGCGAGGTGACGCTGCTGGGGCAGAACGTCAATTCCTATCGCGCCGGGGAGACCGGCTTTCCCGAGCTGATCCGCCGTGTGGCGGAGGTTTCGCCGCTGCTGCGCGTGCGTTTCGCCACGTCGCATCCCAAGGACATGAGCGACCGACTGCTGGAAGTCATGGCCGAGATGCCCAACATCTGCCGTTCGATCCATCTTCCGGCCCAGTCGGGCGCCACGTCGATGCTCGAACGCATGAACCGCAAATACACGCGCGAGTGGTATCTCGACCGCATCGCCGCCATCCGCCGCCATCTGCCCGACTGTGCGATCACCACCGACCTGATCGCGGGATTCTCGGGCGAGACCGAGGAGGAGCACCGGCAGACCCTTTCGCTGATGCGCGAGGTGGGGTATGAATTCGCCTATATGTTCAAGTATTCGGAACGCCCCGGGACCTTCGCCGAAAAGCACCTGCCGGACGACGTGCCGGACGAGGTGAAGTCGCGCCGCTTGCAGGAGATCATCGCCCTGCAAAACGAACTGGGACATGCGAGCAACCTGCGCGACGTGGGCCGGGAGTTCGAGGTGCTGGTCGAGGGCGAGTCGAAGCGCGACCGGAACCAGCTTTCGGGCCGCACTTCGCAGAACAAGGTGGTGGTGTTCGACCGCGGGGACCACGGGGTCGGCGACTATGTTCACGTCCGCATCACGGGCTGCACGCCTGCGACGCTTTTCGGGGATGTCGTCACCGAAAAGCGCAGTGAAGAATTAAACGATTAA
- a CDS encoding YitT family protein, protein MNTKALLEPMGSWAWWRSWFLIFLGCSIMGTGFVLFINPYKLVPGGVYGMGIVLHNIFPSIQVGTFGYMFDIPLMLISALVFGGGFGTRTVLAALYTPGFMNILTRLVYPSPEAVEALDPSQLLGGRLDLSNDLLLACVIGAVVIGVGLGIVVRQQATTGGTDIVGMLLQKFAGIKFSTGILLADGFVVLSGLAVIGFGIGTDEAAANGWMLTLYSLITIYISSRVVAYLLDGASYDKLLFIISDHHEEMKRFIIDDLDRSATYIKSKGMYTDSQRDMIFLVVSRKEVHLVQHKIREIDPKAFVVVTDAYETFGEGFKQFPEKNEIHAE, encoded by the coding sequence ATGAACACAAAGGCTTTGCTCGAACCGATGGGCTCGTGGGCGTGGTGGCGCTCGTGGTTTCTGATTTTTCTCGGCTGCTCGATCATGGGCACGGGATTCGTGCTTTTCATCAATCCCTATAAACTGGTGCCGGGCGGGGTCTACGGCATGGGCATCGTGCTGCACAACATCTTCCCCTCGATCCAGGTCGGTACGTTCGGCTACATGTTCGACATTCCGCTGATGCTGATCTCCGCGCTCGTATTCGGCGGCGGGTTCGGCACGCGCACGGTGCTGGCGGCGCTCTACACGCCGGGCTTCATGAACATCCTCACGCGGCTGGTCTACCCGAGCCCCGAGGCGGTCGAGGCGCTGGACCCGTCGCAGCTGCTGGGCGGACGGCTGGACCTTTCGAACGACCTGCTGCTGGCGTGCGTCATCGGCGCCGTGGTGATCGGCGTTGGGCTGGGTATCGTCGTGCGCCAGCAGGCGACCACGGGCGGTACCGACATCGTGGGCATGCTGTTGCAGAAGTTCGCCGGGATCAAGTTCTCGACGGGCATCCTGCTGGCCGACGGCTTCGTCGTGCTGTCGGGACTGGCGGTGATCGGCTTCGGCATCGGCACGGACGAGGCGGCCGCGAACGGCTGGATGCTGACGCTCTATTCGCTCATCACGATCTATATCTCTTCGCGGGTGGTCGCCTACCTGCTCGACGGCGCGTCGTACGACAAGCTGCTGTTCATCATCAGCGACCACCACGAGGAGATGAAACGCTTCATCATCGACGACCTGGACCGCAGCGCCACCTATATCAAGTCGAAGGGCATGTACACCGATTCGCAACGCGACATGATCTTCCTGGTGGTGAGCCGCAAGGAGGTTCACTTGGTGCAGCACAAGATCCGGGAGATCGACCCCAAGGCTTTCGTCGTGGTGACGGACGCCTATGAAACCTTCGGGGAGGGCTTCAAGCAGTTCCCCGAGAAGAACGAGATACACGCGGAATAG
- the plsY gene encoding glycerol-3-phosphate 1-O-acyltransferase PlsY — MILTIYTATTMIIIAYLLGSIPSAVWIGKKYYGIDIREHGSKNAGTTNMLRVLGRRAALPVFALDFLKGFVAVTFIELMQYDDLIGMNDIINLKIGAVFAAVLGHIFPIFAGFRGGKGVATLVGAVTGIYPPVALLCFGVWFVMLMVSHYVSLSSMVAGCCFPVFTLISPKVNGSTPFVVFSFVIAVLLIYTHRKNIERLKAGTESKIYIWKPRRMNPGDGAERKDKDHGPK; from the coding sequence ATGATTCTGACTATTTATACGGCTACCACCATGATTATCATCGCCTATCTGCTGGGCTCGATTCCGAGCGCCGTGTGGATCGGCAAGAAATACTACGGCATCGACATCCGCGAACACGGCTCGAAAAACGCCGGAACGACCAACATGCTCCGCGTGCTGGGCCGCCGGGCCGCCCTGCCGGTCTTCGCGCTCGACTTCCTGAAAGGATTCGTGGCCGTGACCTTCATCGAACTGATGCAGTACGACGACCTGATCGGCATGAACGACATCATCAACCTCAAGATCGGAGCCGTCTTCGCCGCCGTGCTGGGCCACATCTTCCCGATCTTCGCGGGATTCCGCGGCGGCAAGGGCGTGGCCACGCTCGTCGGAGCCGTGACGGGCATCTATCCGCCGGTGGCGCTGCTCTGCTTCGGCGTCTGGTTCGTGATGCTGATGGTGTCGCACTACGTGTCGCTCTCCTCGATGGTCGCCGGATGCTGTTTCCCGGTCTTCACGCTCATCTCGCCCAAGGTCAACGGATCGACCCCCTTCGTGGTCTTCTCGTTCGTGATCGCCGTCCTGCTGATCTACACCCACCGCAAGAACATCGAACGCCTGAAAGCCGGCACCGAATCGAAAATCTACATCTGGAAGCCCCGGCGCATGAATCCCGGCGACGGAGCGGAACGGAAAGACAAGGACCACGGCCCGAAATAG